From the Ruania alkalisoli genome, one window contains:
- a CDS encoding TetR/AcrR family transcriptional regulator, whose product MTGGTRSRGGSRPDPTVRDRVLNAFLDQITERGLGNVSMDAIAKAAGASKATMYRRWPSKRDLILDAYAVESAPITDLPESLTLRQFVDLVFAGIDEPEARRRNRQLLAELLAALGHDGVARQMAVERHQFWRRVLIDLIIQAQDEGLVPSGRDPALLAETVAALTTLRHLYAEQYEGTAETVWRMLTASDPLDRATSDSPDRTG is encoded by the coding sequence ATGACCGGCGGAACGCGATCTCGTGGCGGTTCCCGCCCCGATCCCACCGTGCGTGACCGCGTGCTGAACGCGTTCCTCGACCAGATCACCGAGCGTGGCCTGGGGAACGTCTCGATGGATGCCATCGCCAAGGCTGCCGGCGCCTCGAAGGCGACGATGTACCGGCGCTGGCCGTCCAAGCGGGATCTGATCCTTGACGCCTATGCCGTGGAGTCGGCGCCCATCACGGACCTGCCCGAGAGCCTGACACTGCGGCAGTTCGTCGATCTGGTCTTCGCCGGAATCGACGAGCCGGAGGCTCGCCGCCGGAACCGGCAGCTCCTCGCTGAATTGCTCGCCGCGCTCGGCCACGACGGCGTCGCCCGGCAGATGGCCGTGGAGCGCCACCAGTTCTGGCGGCGGGTCCTGATCGATCTGATCATCCAGGCGCAAGACGAGGGACTGGTCCCGTCCGGCCGGGACCCGGCCCTGCTGGCCGAGACGGTTGCCGCGCTCACCACCCTCCGGCACCTCTATGCCGAGCAGTATGAGGGGACGGCGGAGACGGTCTGGCGGATGCTGACCGCCTCCGACCCGCTCGACCGGGCGACCTCCGATTCGCCCGACCGCACCGGGTAG
- a CDS encoding leucine-rich repeat protein → MSVRHRGIRRLRLVLAALLLPVAALTGATAAHAADTVEVDGVTYELAVEGNPGAGAVAVSYSEATNPAHPDVALQDEVTIGGNSAPVVEIAQAAFRDTDIASATLPAGLTTIGPYAFGMNDLTEIDLPESVTRIEGYAFISNNLTSVDLPELVFLGQHAFRRNALTSVTLPETLTTLWDKTFSHNNLQTLTIPASITSLGAGVFGDNPDLENVLFLGAEPSTGDSPFASEQSETSPQIEHLWREGEGQAASGGFTWPTWHELATSPYVEIQFSDPTAGTPMPAPLFLPLSELTEGTLWTTVPESLLPSPAHSDLEFTGWTIEDAGTQDDAQAWSAGDPIYGDATLTAVWEQPAPELAAIVVHASATEVDEGDSVTLTAEGFDADGLSLGDVTAETTFTSDVATDVVDGDQVTFPTASAHTITGTHETQLTDAVVIEVIPTAVEPEPTQTTDPTPTPEPTQSPESTETTGTTGDTLAATGATSQPLAAAAGLTMLGALLLVLARRRVTTMTETGR, encoded by the coding sequence ATGTCCGTTCGTCACCGAGGAATCAGGCGGCTACGCCTGGTTCTGGCAGCCCTGCTCCTGCCCGTCGCGGCGCTCACCGGTGCCACCGCGGCCCATGCTGCGGATACCGTCGAGGTTGACGGCGTCACCTATGAGCTCGCTGTCGAGGGGAACCCCGGGGCCGGCGCGGTGGCCGTCTCCTACTCGGAGGCCACGAACCCGGCCCATCCGGACGTCGCCCTGCAGGACGAGGTCACGATCGGCGGAAACTCGGCTCCGGTGGTGGAGATTGCGCAGGCCGCATTCCGCGACACCGACATCGCATCGGCGACGCTGCCTGCCGGCCTCACCACCATTGGCCCCTACGCGTTCGGGATGAACGATCTGACCGAGATCGACCTTCCGGAATCCGTCACCAGGATCGAAGGCTACGCGTTCATCAGCAACAACCTCACCTCGGTGGACCTTCCCGAGCTCGTGTTCCTGGGACAGCATGCCTTCCGCAGGAACGCGCTGACATCGGTGACTCTACCGGAGACGCTCACCACCCTCTGGGACAAGACGTTCTCCCACAACAATCTGCAGACGCTCACCATCCCGGCCTCGATCACGTCCCTGGGGGCGGGGGTGTTCGGAGACAATCCGGATCTGGAGAACGTGCTCTTCCTCGGCGCCGAGCCCAGTACCGGTGACAGCCCCTTCGCCAGTGAACAGAGCGAGACGAGTCCGCAGATCGAGCACCTATGGCGCGAAGGCGAGGGCCAGGCAGCCAGCGGCGGCTTCACGTGGCCGACCTGGCATGAACTGGCAACCTCACCGTACGTCGAGATCCAGTTCAGCGACCCGACGGCAGGGACACCGATGCCGGCACCGCTGTTCCTCCCGCTGAGCGAGCTGACCGAGGGAACACTCTGGACCACAGTGCCCGAGTCGCTCCTGCCTTCTCCCGCACACTCCGACCTGGAGTTCACCGGGTGGACTATCGAGGACGCCGGGACGCAGGACGACGCGCAGGCGTGGTCTGCCGGAGACCCGATCTACGGCGACGCCACACTGACCGCAGTCTGGGAGCAGCCCGCTCCCGAGTTGGCCGCGATCGTCGTGCACGCCTCGGCCACCGAGGTCGACGAGGGAGATAGCGTGACGCTCACTGCGGAGGGCTTCGACGCCGACGGTCTCTCCCTGGGTGACGTCACGGCCGAGACCACGTTCACCTCCGACGTGGCCACGGACGTGGTGGACGGTGACCAGGTCACATTCCCGACGGCAAGTGCGCACACGATCACCGGAACGCACGAGACCCAGCTGACGGACGCCGTCGTGATCGAGGTGATCCCCACAGCTGTGGAGCCCGAGCCCACCCAGACCACGGATCCGACGCCCACACCGGAGCCGACGCAGAGTCCGGAATCCACCGAGACGACAGGTACCACCGGCGACACGCTCGCCGCCACGGGCGCCACGTCACAGCCGCTCGCGGCGGCCGCCGGGCTGACGATGCTCGGGGCCCTGCTGCTCGTACTCGCTCGCCGGCGCGTCACCACGATGACGGAGACGGGTCGATGA
- a CDS encoding LuxR C-terminal-related transcriptional regulator produces MTVTSNGAGRISEALVTQRAVLLTGPAGIGKSHLLRVMAAVLSEEGRSAPLLSPNSLGRDIPLGVFAGVLDLPATTLSSPIAVIDAFSRHRSSTVLLVDDVAHLDEASAWVVAHLVGTSRVKAVLTARSMDTVPSAVHDLYDRGELVQASVAELSDDEATGLATEYAGGVLTPAAGAAVLTAAQGNALHLREIVRGSQADGRLVLTEHGWDLQGQPALTPRLAQLIGVRFDALDDEALEAASLIAIAGECPAEVIDPAARRTLARAGVIGPAIDGWLRTSHSLDGEYLRSRSSAALWRDLTAEAIDVLRSPAAAARPDAGRRANLLALDLGHAMDEEAVLLLAEHALAASDEHLALRAAQAVLSQDDACTSALRIAGQACSVLGRTREADSYFEAAQARAQTPAERSLVAWALANHLGLRHHDAPAALAVLRQALAVVKDPDQQASLQLAAGRWASVAGLSAAAPALEPVPAASGVEEAMGLVTLAVGGVIAGPLQETGQLLNQLRRVPADVLLATPGGAMLGELAGVMALSFTGDVVATRGRLEALLSASDELPPEAVGTWEYALGFVELLSADAERSYELAVAAAQHLAWRDPAGLLPAAQALTGAAALATARQAESVRAFDAVPEAAGGDPKVVMLRAWAEAWQAKSDSRPDQAADLLVETAQWLLTVQHTYFAGMLAHCAVRCGRRLDDAAAVLHAAHAAAGGGLLQILERHVEAVRAGDVEALGTVADEACELGLVVTTIDTWLGLADGDADLGELRVRRFRATAERLRAQHPGAALWRAGPDRSLVLTARELQVAEMAARRFASKEIAAANGVSVNTVSKQLASVFRKLGVSTRSELRELLGEEGSAPAGTAGALVGRADS; encoded by the coding sequence TTGACGGTCACCTCGAACGGTGCCGGGCGGATATCGGAAGCGCTCGTCACCCAGCGAGCGGTGCTGCTGACCGGCCCCGCGGGGATCGGCAAGTCTCACCTCCTGCGAGTCATGGCCGCCGTGCTCTCCGAGGAGGGCAGGTCCGCGCCGTTGCTTTCGCCGAACAGTCTCGGCCGGGACATTCCGCTGGGTGTGTTCGCCGGAGTGCTCGATCTACCGGCGACGACGCTGAGCTCACCGATCGCCGTGATCGATGCCTTCTCCCGGCACCGTTCCTCCACTGTGCTGCTGGTGGACGACGTCGCTCACCTGGACGAGGCCTCGGCGTGGGTGGTGGCGCACCTGGTAGGCACCTCCCGGGTGAAGGCCGTGCTCACTGCCAGGTCGATGGACACGGTGCCCTCCGCCGTCCATGATCTCTACGACCGGGGCGAGCTGGTCCAGGCGAGTGTCGCTGAGCTCAGCGACGACGAGGCGACCGGACTCGCCACTGAGTATGCCGGGGGAGTGCTCACTCCCGCGGCGGGTGCCGCCGTGCTCACGGCGGCTCAGGGCAACGCGCTCCACCTGCGGGAGATCGTGCGCGGGAGCCAGGCAGACGGGCGCCTGGTACTGACCGAGCACGGCTGGGACCTGCAGGGTCAGCCAGCGCTGACCCCACGCCTGGCACAACTGATCGGTGTGCGGTTCGACGCGCTCGACGACGAGGCGCTTGAGGCGGCCTCCCTGATCGCCATTGCGGGCGAGTGCCCGGCCGAGGTGATCGATCCGGCGGCCCGCCGCACGCTCGCCCGCGCCGGTGTGATCGGGCCTGCCATCGACGGGTGGTTGCGGACGAGCCATTCGCTGGACGGGGAGTATCTGCGGTCGCGATCCTCGGCTGCGCTGTGGCGTGACTTGACCGCGGAGGCCATCGACGTGCTGCGATCGCCGGCTGCAGCCGCACGCCCGGACGCTGGCCGGCGTGCGAATTTGCTCGCCCTCGATCTCGGCCACGCCATGGACGAGGAGGCGGTGCTGCTCCTGGCTGAGCACGCTCTGGCCGCCTCCGACGAACACCTGGCGCTTCGCGCGGCGCAGGCCGTGCTCTCCCAGGACGACGCCTGCACGAGCGCACTCCGGATCGCCGGCCAGGCGTGCTCCGTGCTGGGCCGTACCAGGGAGGCAGACTCCTATTTCGAGGCGGCGCAGGCGCGGGCGCAGACACCGGCCGAGCGGTCGCTGGTCGCGTGGGCGCTGGCGAACCACCTCGGACTTCGCCATCACGATGCTCCGGCGGCGCTTGCCGTTTTGCGGCAGGCGCTCGCAGTGGTCAAGGATCCGGACCAGCAGGCTTCCTTGCAGCTGGCCGCAGGGCGTTGGGCCTCGGTGGCGGGTCTGAGCGCCGCGGCCCCTGCCCTCGAACCGGTTCCAGCGGCGAGTGGTGTCGAGGAGGCGATGGGGCTGGTCACCCTGGCCGTCGGTGGCGTGATCGCCGGTCCGCTGCAGGAGACCGGGCAACTGCTGAACCAGTTGCGCCGGGTACCCGCTGACGTTCTGTTAGCCACTCCGGGCGGAGCGATGCTGGGCGAGCTCGCAGGTGTGATGGCCCTGTCGTTCACCGGTGATGTCGTCGCTACCCGCGGCCGGCTTGAAGCCCTGCTGAGTGCGTCCGATGAGCTGCCACCCGAGGCTGTCGGGACCTGGGAGTACGCGCTGGGTTTCGTCGAGCTTCTCTCGGCGGATGCTGAGCGTTCCTACGAGCTCGCCGTTGCCGCGGCCCAGCACCTGGCCTGGCGTGACCCCGCGGGACTGCTCCCCGCGGCCCAGGCGCTCACTGGGGCGGCCGCGCTCGCGACCGCCCGCCAGGCGGAGTCCGTTCGTGCGTTCGATGCCGTCCCCGAGGCTGCGGGTGGAGACCCCAAGGTGGTCATGCTGCGGGCGTGGGCGGAGGCCTGGCAGGCCAAGTCCGACAGCCGGCCCGATCAGGCGGCGGACCTCCTCGTCGAGACTGCCCAGTGGCTGCTGACCGTGCAGCACACCTACTTCGCCGGGATGCTCGCCCACTGTGCGGTCCGGTGCGGGCGCCGGCTGGACGATGCGGCTGCGGTGCTGCACGCCGCGCACGCAGCCGCCGGTGGCGGCCTGCTGCAGATTCTCGAACGCCATGTCGAGGCGGTCCGCGCCGGCGACGTCGAGGCGCTGGGCACCGTGGCCGACGAGGCGTGCGAACTCGGCCTGGTGGTCACCACGATCGATACCTGGCTCGGTCTGGCCGACGGTGACGCCGACCTCGGTGAGCTGCGGGTGCGCCGGTTCCGGGCGACTGCGGAGCGACTGCGCGCCCAGCACCCCGGGGCCGCGTTGTGGCGTGCCGGTCCTGACCGGTCCCTGGTGCTCACCGCACGGGAGTTGCAGGTGGCCGAGATGGCGGCGCGCCGGTTCGCCTCGAAGGAGATCGCTGCGGCCAATGGGGTCTCAGTGAACACGGTGTCCAAGCAGCTCGCGTCCGTCTTTCGCAAGCTGGGAGTCTCCACCAGGTCCGAACTGCGGGAGTTGCTCGGTGAGGAGGGCTCAGCGCCCGCCGGGACGGCAGGGGCATTGGTGGGTCGCGCGGACTCCTGA
- a CDS encoding TetR/AcrR family transcriptional regulator: MTEGQREQSSDAPARPVGRPRQSKQALLDAAAAVFVTSGVDAPVREIAAKAGVGVGTIYRHFPTRAELVVAVYRHQVEACADAGPQLLAQSPTPEAALRAWAALFVEFLVTKHGLAGALQGDNSEADALHAYFVDRLVPVCGSLLEAALESRHAAASHVDAYNVLKGIGNLCIGAASDSRYEAATLVQLLISGVLARGDRNEGVQE; encoded by the coding sequence ATGACTGAGGGACAGAGAGAGCAGTCGAGCGATGCACCGGCCAGGCCGGTGGGTCGCCCGCGTCAGAGCAAGCAGGCACTGCTCGACGCAGCGGCAGCGGTGTTCGTGACGTCCGGGGTCGACGCTCCGGTACGGGAGATCGCCGCGAAGGCGGGCGTTGGCGTGGGGACGATCTACCGTCACTTTCCGACACGTGCGGAGCTCGTGGTTGCGGTGTACCGGCACCAGGTCGAAGCATGCGCAGACGCTGGCCCGCAACTGCTCGCGCAGAGTCCCACGCCCGAGGCGGCCTTGCGGGCGTGGGCGGCGCTGTTCGTGGAGTTCCTGGTCACCAAGCACGGGCTCGCTGGCGCACTGCAGGGTGACAACTCCGAGGCCGATGCACTGCACGCCTACTTCGTCGACCGTCTCGTCCCGGTCTGCGGCTCACTCCTTGAGGCGGCGCTCGAGTCACGCCACGCCGCCGCATCGCACGTCGATGCGTACAACGTCCTCAAAGGGATCGGGAACCTCTGCATCGGCGCTGCAAGCGACTCCCGCTACGAGGCCGCCACGCTCGTCCAACTACTCATCTCGGGCGTGCTCGCCCGAGGAGACAGGAATGAGGGTGTGCAGGAGTAA
- a CDS encoding alpha/beta hydrolase family protein has translation MTSSIVYALDGIVGTGAPVISVAPVELSAPGRPVPLNVRVSAPATGTNLPVVLFSHGNGWNLDGYAPLTAFWASRGFVVIQPTHLDSRRNGFGFDHPFFPTIWTERIADLTRILDQLDTIEAALPGFAGRIDRTRVAATGHSWGGHTAQSLLGARIVDEAGHVGEDMSDSRVSAGILFAATGLGGDDLHPFAQANFPFMRPSFQEMATPTLVIAGDHDQSAMSSRGPDWFTDAYTYSPGATDLLTFYGAEHALGGIVGYEVAETTDENPERVAVIQRMSTAYLRTALHVDASSWPAARAAFSDSLDPIGRLDSR, from the coding sequence ATGACCTCATCAATCGTGTACGCACTCGACGGCATCGTGGGCACCGGCGCTCCAGTCATCTCGGTCGCTCCCGTCGAACTGTCCGCCCCCGGCCGTCCGGTCCCGCTGAACGTGCGCGTGTCCGCCCCGGCGACCGGCACCAATCTCCCCGTCGTGCTGTTCTCCCACGGCAACGGGTGGAACCTCGACGGGTACGCACCGCTCACGGCGTTCTGGGCCTCCCGCGGGTTCGTGGTGATTCAGCCGACACACCTGGACTCGCGCCGGAACGGGTTCGGGTTCGACCATCCTTTTTTCCCGACGATCTGGACCGAGCGGATCGCGGATCTCACCCGCATCCTCGACCAACTCGACACCATCGAAGCTGCTCTGCCCGGCTTTGCCGGCCGCATCGACCGCACCCGCGTCGCCGCCACCGGTCACTCCTGGGGCGGGCACACCGCCCAGTCGCTCCTTGGCGCACGGATCGTCGATGAAGCCGGCCACGTCGGTGAGGACATGTCCGACAGCCGCGTGAGCGCGGGCATTCTGTTCGCTGCGACCGGGCTCGGTGGTGACGACCTGCACCCGTTTGCCCAGGCGAACTTCCCGTTTATGCGCCCCTCGTTCCAGGAGATGGCCACGCCGACCCTTGTCATCGCGGGCGACCACGATCAGTCCGCGATGTCCAGCCGCGGACCTGACTGGTTCACCGATGCGTACACCTACAGCCCTGGCGCCACCGACCTCCTCACCTTCTACGGTGCCGAGCACGCGCTTGGCGGGATCGTCGGCTACGAAGTCGCCGAGACCACCGACGAGAACCCGGAGCGCGTCGCCGTCATCCAGCGGATGAGCACCGCCTATCTGCGAACCGCTCTCCACGTCGATGCGAGCAGCTGGCCGGCCGCCCGTGCCGCGTTCAGCGACAGCCTCGACCCGATCGGGCGCCTCGACAGCAGGTGA
- a CDS encoding ABC-F family ATP-binding cassette domain-containing protein, with amino-acid sequence MSATLHVSRLGAAFGARQLFDDLTFTIAPSDVWGLVGANGAGKSTLLSVLAGSTTAEVTGSLTLTPPHAGVGLLAQETERVPGESVRDFLDRRTGVAEATRAMDAAAETMATNHDDGAAADAYAVALDRWLALGGADLADRTPAVVNDLGLNASLDAPMTSLSGGQAARVGLAVLLLQRYDLLLLDEPTNDLDLDGLDRLERFVTQTRAALVIVSHDREFLARTVTDIVELDRAQQQVSVYRGGYEAYLAERELARQRAREAYEEYADKAAGLRSRMQTQKEWVDKGVRNARKKATDGDKHIVHRAVARSEKQAAKVGQSERALERLEKVPEPRKEWVLQMSIAAAPRSGSVVATLDEAVVRRGDFTLGPVSAQVIAGDRIVITGANGSGKSTLLALLLGRLTPDAGRASLGASVAVGEVDQARGLFDDAMPLAEAFAAQVPDWPEAEVRTLLAKFALGGDAASRPGNALSPGERTRAGLALLQARGVNLLVLDEPTNHLDLPAIEQVEQAVESFTGTVLLVTHDRRMLATVRSTRRWHLEAGQLTED; translated from the coding sequence ATGTCCGCCACCCTGCACGTCTCGCGGCTGGGGGCGGCGTTCGGCGCCCGCCAGCTCTTCGACGACCTCACGTTCACGATCGCCCCGAGCGACGTCTGGGGCCTGGTCGGGGCGAACGGGGCGGGCAAGTCCACACTGCTCTCCGTGCTCGCAGGTTCCACGACGGCGGAGGTCACCGGATCCCTCACGCTTACCCCACCACATGCGGGCGTGGGCCTGCTCGCGCAGGAAACCGAGCGAGTTCCGGGCGAGAGCGTGCGCGACTTCCTGGACCGGCGCACCGGGGTGGCCGAGGCCACCCGGGCGATGGACGCCGCCGCCGAGACGATGGCGACGAACCACGACGACGGCGCCGCAGCTGATGCCTACGCCGTCGCCCTGGACAGGTGGCTGGCGCTGGGCGGAGCGGACCTGGCCGACCGGACCCCCGCCGTCGTGAATGATCTGGGCCTGAACGCGAGCCTGGACGCGCCGATGACGTCCCTCTCCGGCGGGCAGGCGGCGCGCGTGGGCCTGGCGGTGCTGCTGCTGCAGCGCTACGACCTGCTGCTCCTCGACGAGCCCACGAACGACCTGGACCTGGACGGGCTGGACCGGCTCGAACGTTTCGTGACCCAGACGCGGGCGGCGCTGGTGATCGTCAGCCACGACCGGGAGTTCCTCGCACGCACCGTCACCGACATCGTGGAGCTCGACAGAGCCCAGCAGCAGGTGAGCGTGTACCGCGGTGGGTACGAGGCCTACCTGGCCGAACGGGAACTGGCGCGGCAGCGGGCACGAGAGGCGTACGAGGAGTACGCCGACAAGGCAGCCGGGCTGCGCTCGCGGATGCAGACGCAGAAGGAGTGGGTGGACAAAGGCGTACGCAACGCCCGCAAGAAGGCCACGGACGGCGACAAGCACATCGTGCACCGGGCAGTGGCCCGCTCGGAGAAGCAAGCGGCGAAGGTGGGCCAGTCCGAGCGGGCGTTGGAGCGCCTGGAGAAGGTGCCCGAGCCCCGCAAGGAGTGGGTACTGCAGATGTCGATCGCGGCGGCACCACGGTCGGGCTCGGTCGTGGCCACACTGGATGAAGCGGTGGTGCGGCGCGGTGACTTCACCCTCGGTCCGGTCAGTGCGCAGGTCATCGCCGGGGACAGGATCGTGATCACCGGGGCGAACGGGTCGGGCAAGAGCACGCTGCTGGCACTGCTGCTGGGGCGCCTGACCCCGGACGCTGGGCGCGCCTCGCTGGGCGCGTCGGTGGCGGTCGGGGAGGTCGACCAGGCGCGCGGACTGTTCGACGACGCGATGCCGCTGGCGGAGGCGTTCGCGGCTCAGGTGCCCGACTGGCCCGAGGCAGAAGTCCGCACGCTGCTGGCGAAGTTCGCTCTCGGAGGCGATGCGGCGTCACGGCCAGGGAATGCCCTCTCCCCCGGAGAGCGCACCCGGGCCGGGCTTGCCCTGCTGCAGGCGCGTGGGGTGAACCTGCTGGTGCTGGACGAGCCGACGAACCACCTCGACCTGCCCGCGATCGAGCAGGTGGAGCAGGCGGTGGAGAGTTTCACCGGCACGGTCCTGCTGGTCACCCACGACCGGCGGATGCTGGCCACTGTGCGTTCGACGCGGCGCTGGCACCTGGAGGCAGGGCAGCTCACCGAGGACTGA
- a CDS encoding glutathione S-transferase family protein: MADEQGTYVEPGKEYTRDTRYIETRITADGRDGYPVEPGRYRLVAARACPWANRAIIVRRLLGLEDAISMGLCGPTHDARSWTFDLDPGGVDPVLGIERLQQAYFARTPDYPRGITVPAIVDIPSGAVVTNNYPQMTLDFSTQWTAHHRDGAPDLYPEHLRDEIHDVAEVVYQDVNNGVYRCGFAGSQESYERAYDQLFSRLDWLSERLATQRYLVGDTITEADVRLFTTLARFDAVYHGHFKCNRSKLSEMPVLWAYARDLFTTPGFGDTVDFAQIKEHYYVVHTDVNPNGIVPKGPDLANWLEPHHREQLGGRPFGDGTPPGPVREGERVPEHATPLR; encoded by the coding sequence ATGGCTGACGAGCAGGGCACCTACGTGGAGCCGGGCAAGGAGTACACCCGGGACACCCGCTACATCGAGACCCGGATCACCGCCGACGGCCGGGACGGCTATCCGGTCGAGCCGGGGCGGTACCGGCTGGTCGCCGCGCGCGCCTGTCCGTGGGCGAACCGGGCGATCATCGTGCGCCGCCTGCTCGGGCTGGAGGATGCGATCTCGATGGGGCTATGCGGCCCCACGCACGACGCACGCTCCTGGACCTTCGACCTCGACCCGGGCGGCGTGGACCCGGTGCTGGGGATCGAGCGGCTGCAACAGGCCTACTTCGCCCGCACCCCGGACTACCCGCGCGGGATCACAGTGCCGGCGATCGTGGACATCCCCAGCGGGGCCGTCGTCACCAACAACTACCCGCAGATGACGCTCGACTTCTCCACCCAGTGGACTGCTCACCACCGCGACGGCGCCCCGGACCTGTACCCCGAGCACCTGCGCGATGAGATCCATGACGTCGCTGAGGTCGTCTACCAAGACGTCAACAACGGCGTCTACCGGTGCGGCTTCGCCGGCTCGCAGGAGTCCTACGAGAGGGCCTACGACCAGCTGTTCTCCCGGCTGGACTGGCTCTCCGAGCGCCTGGCGACCCAGCGCTACCTGGTCGGGGACACCATCACCGAGGCCGACGTGCGGCTGTTCACCACGCTGGCGCGGTTCGACGCCGTCTACCACGGCCACTTCAAGTGCAACCGGTCCAAACTCAGCGAGATGCCGGTGCTGTGGGCCTACGCCCGCGACCTGTTCACCACCCCCGGTTTCGGGGACACAGTCGACTTCGCCCAGATCAAGGAGCACTACTACGTGGTGCACACCGACGTGAACCCGAACGGCATCGTCCCGAAGGGTCCGGACCTGGCGAACTGGCTGGAGCCGCACCACCGCGAGCAGCTCGGCGGCCGTCCGTTCGGTGACGGCACGCCGCCGGGACCGGTGCGCGAGGGGGAGCGGGTGCCCGAGCACGCCACCCCGTTGCGCTGA
- a CDS encoding siderophore-interacting protein: MTALSNITVTHADSGLIQVEVLRRERITPHMTRVTFTGAALADFEYQGFDQWFRLAIGIHDDDRFDNLPSRFGIGGYLKYLALPKGTRPVIRSYTVRAFRPGSLELDVDFLVHGTEGIAGPWAASAEPGTQAAFIDQGCGWKPVPADWTLLVADESGLPAVAGILRDMPRDAVGHAMIELYDAADRQELDAPPGMQVHWLERDPDTDPGTVLLPVLAGMDLPAGEVYAFAVGESAVATGARRHLVRERGVAKQNVTFAGYWKVGRAAG; the protein is encoded by the coding sequence GTGACCGCCTTGAGCAACATCACCGTGACCCATGCAGATTCCGGCCTGATCCAGGTGGAGGTGCTGCGCCGGGAGCGGATCACCCCGCACATGACCCGGGTGACCTTCACCGGAGCGGCGCTGGCCGACTTCGAGTACCAGGGTTTCGACCAGTGGTTCCGCTTGGCGATCGGTATCCACGACGACGATCGCTTCGACAATCTGCCCAGCAGGTTCGGCATCGGCGGCTACCTCAAGTACCTCGCACTGCCGAAAGGCACTCGCCCGGTGATCCGCAGCTACACCGTGCGTGCGTTCCGGCCGGGATCCCTGGAGCTGGACGTCGACTTCCTCGTGCACGGCACCGAGGGCATCGCCGGGCCGTGGGCTGCGTCCGCCGAACCCGGAACTCAGGCCGCCTTCATCGATCAGGGTTGCGGCTGGAAGCCGGTACCAGCCGACTGGACCTTGCTCGTGGCCGACGAGAGCGGCCTGCCCGCCGTGGCCGGCATCCTGCGGGACATGCCCCGCGACGCCGTTGGGCACGCCATGATCGAGCTCTACGACGCTGCTGATCGGCAGGAGCTCGATGCCCCGCCCGGGATGCAGGTGCACTGGCTCGAACGCGACCCGGACACCGATCCTGGGACCGTGCTGCTACCGGTACTCGCCGGCATGGATCTTCCCGCCGGCGAGGTCTATGCGTTCGCCGTCGGAGAGTCCGCAGTCGCCACCGGGGCCAGGCGCCACCTCGTGCGCGAGCGCGGTGTAGCGAAACAGAACGTCACCTTCGCCGGCTACTGGAAGGTGGGACGAGCCGCCGGCTGA